The Rhinolophus ferrumequinum isolate MPI-CBG mRhiFer1 chromosome 17, mRhiFer1_v1.p, whole genome shotgun sequence DNA window CTGGAAATCCAGGGAGCCCAGGTGAGCCCAGCACATGGGCAGTGGGGGCAGAATGGGGGAACACAGGGAAACCAAGCCCAGCCCCTGCTTGGCCAAGCGCAGCCTGCAGAGGGACCCTTTAATGTACAGCTGAGCCTCTGCATGATACATGTTCTTGGAGACAGCCACAGAGGGCTCCCATCCCCCAGTGACCATGGCTGTTCTTACAGGAAACTCTTAGGGGCTGAGTTCTTTCAAGTTCTGTGTGTATTGAATTCTCCATGAAAATTCTGTATCACGTTTGTAATCCAAAAAgtaaatgtagtttaaaaaacaaaagaaataatttaaaagcagaaaGGATTGAGGATCGGGGCCCGGGGACCCCAGGCTAGGGTAAGTGTCAGTGGTGGGGTATGGTATAGTTGGGTGTGGGGAGGTACCTGCTGGACCGTTGGGGATTTTGACAGGGATGCTTGGGGCACTGGGGCTAGGGCTGGGGCCTCCAGCATCTCTGTCCTGTCAGATGAGCATCACCAGTGCCCAGGAGCCTCCGTATTTCCCTGGACCTTTCTCCATCAATGGGCAGGGTTGGCTGCAGGCACCACCCCAGGGCCTCAAAGGCCAGGCTGGAAAGGTGAGCATAACTTGGGATCTGGGTACATCCATGGATCGGGCAGAGCCACCACCTCCTGGAGTTTTGCTTGGTCTCTTTGGCCTCCTCCATATGCTGCCTCTCCCAGACACAGCCCACACCTGCACCTGCTGCCCCATTCTGACTGTCCTCCCACCTTGGTCTGGTTCTGTGGTGGGCTCTGGAGttccagaaagaagagagatCCCTGGTTTGGGGAGCTCACGGTGCCTTAAATAGAAAGGAGAGAGTTCAGAGCAGGCACACAGGAAGGGAAAGTTCTGGGTAAAGTGTCTAGTGCAGACTGAAGGAGGGAAGTTCCTTCTTGAAAACTTCCATGTCTTGTACCTGACTCTTAGCCACTCGAAGATAAGTCATATTGTGAACGACTCCGATATCACTCTTTTGGGGGCTGTTTGCATCCTAATAGAAGGATTTGTGGCCCAAAAGAATGGGACTCAAAGGAATACCTGTCAGCAGAGTGACAGGTGTTGGGGAGGAGTGAGCAAGCGTTGGGGCTCCTTGTGGTGATCCTGAAGGGATTATCTACTTGAAGGGAAGACTGAGCATAGACATACAGGTAGACAGATGCACACCGGGGTTCCTTTCCTGTTTTGTGCCACCACAGGTCTTCCGGCTTCAGATCCTGGTGACCTTTGGACAAAACCAAAGCTGCGGAGGGATGCTGATGGTGAAAGTTTTGCCTGCCCCCTCCTCCGGCCAGGTGTCCTTCCTGTAAGGCTTCTGTACCCTGGGACAGTGTACTGGGTACAGAAGGAGGCAGGGCCTAGCCCCAGGGAAGTAGAAGTAGGTTAAAGTGGGGCTGCTGGAGCGTCCCAGCTAGCCCGAGTCTGAGGGAAGTCCCAGCGGAGGCCTGAGGACCGGGCGGGGTGGGGTGTacgtggcgggggggggggggggggggggggggagggggggagggaggggcggaAGGGGGACACGGGATCCGGCAGGAGCCAGTGGCCCCCTTTTGGTTCAGGGAACAGGAACAGAATATCACCATTCCGGAGGACGTGGTTCCTGGGACTAAGGTGGTTCAGGTCCAGGCTCGGGGCTTCGACGTGCGCTACGAAATCCTCTCTCCCGTGCCCTGCCGGCTCTTCTCCATCGGACGCGGTGAGGGGTGTGGAGCGGGGGTACGAGGATGCCTCTGAGGCTGGTTCAGAGGTGACCTGCGCTACCTTCTCGCTATCCTGAGAAACGAGGCTGGAGCCGAGGCAGAAAATGGGTCGAGGTCGCGTTTGAGGGCTGGGCGGGAGTTACAGAGGCGCTTTGGCGGAGGTGACGCGGGGGGCCAGCCAGGCTCAGCGCCCTCCGCAGACAGCGGTTCGGGTGGGCGGGTGGGGACCCAACTGAGCTGGAGGCGGAGCCGAACTCTGCGTCCCCCACCCTCTCACGCCTCCCAGCGGACGGCGTTATCCGGACCACGGCGCCCCTGGAGCTGGCGCCGGCCGCAGGCTCGGCGGTCACCGCGCTGCAGGTGAAGGCCTTCGAGCGGCTCCGGCCGTGGGCCAGCGTTGAGCTCGATCTCACTGTGACCGTGCGACCGGTCAACCGCTGGCCCCCGCGCTGCCTCCCAGCGCTGCTGATGTGAGTACACCCGAGCCTTACCTTGGCCATTGGGAGGACTGACGGCTCGCGGCCGGGCCCGACTCCCACCCTGCCGCCGGCGCTCTGCTCCCAGGGCTCAAATCCCCGAGACCGCGCCTGTAGGTACCGTGCTGAGAACCTTTACTTGCGTTGACCCGGACTCTCCTGGCTCAACCCTTGACTACCAGCTGCGATTCCACAGTCCTCCTGGCCCAGCCAGCCTCTGTCTCAACGACGGGGTCCTGGAGGTGACCCTCCCCCAGACCCACGTGCAGGGTGCTTGGGAGGGGATGGGGGGTGGGCCAAGAGTCTGTGGGAGCTGAGACCATAGGGGTGAAGGAGTGGTGGTGGAGCCTACCTGCTTGGCAGTGCGGAAAACGGGGTCCTGGTAAGCTATCTGTGCATGCCCTGGCTTGAGGCAGCCCAGTGTGGTTCAAAGCTCTCCCAGGCTGAGGCTGGGCCTTATTCTCTGGACCCTGTGGCCAGGTGAATGCCACACTGGACTGTGACACTCGTGGGGACTGCTTTCAGCACACAGCCTCCGTCCTGGTGCTCGATGGTGGGCAGCCCCGGATGACCAGTGAGTGACCATACCCAGGCCTGGACATTCAGGACAGGGCTGTTCTGTACCCCTCTCCCCATCCTCAGGACGGGGGCATCTCTCGTCCTTCAGAAACTGGTAGGGCAGGGCTGTCTCCATTTCAGACCCCTAGGGTGGGGCATATCTCTCCTCTCCTAGACCACGCCCAGCAGGGGAGGGATATTGCCCTACCTTCCTCCAGACCCTCTCCCCAGGGCAGGGACATGTCTCCCTCCTCAGAcgcccagggcagggctgggtaCCCCAGGCCAGTTCCTTAATTACCTAATGGCCTCCAGCTGAGGTGCCAGTACTGGTGATGGTGACACCTGTCAACGAGTTCTCCCCAGCCTGTGTCCCACGCACATTCCGGGTTCGGGAAGATGCGGGGCCCTGCACCCTGCTGGGCTCTGTGGTGGGCACAGACATGGATTACCCACACGACTGTATTGAGTACTACACCTCTGGAGGCGCTGGCACCTTTGCTGTGGACCGTCTCAGCGGTATTTCCACCCTAGGGCTGTGATGGAGGGGTAGACCCAGAGTGGACTCTgcaggctgaggctgaggctgtgGCCTCCCCTTCTAGGTGAGGTTCACCTCCTGGGGCCTTTGGACTACGAGCAGCAGAGGTTGTACAGGCTCACTGTCCTGGTGACTGACCACAGCCAAGACCAGGACCCCACCCGCCACCTCTCAGGCTCCTGCACCATTACCATTGAGGTTGAGGTAATTGAGCCCTGAGGCCTTGGAAAaagctctcctctccctctggcaTTCTGATTTtccactctgtgcctcaggttcctCCATTGGttggctggagggggtggggccaCAAGTGGAAAGCTTTGGAGCCTGTTGCCTGACACCTAGGCTCTAGCTGTGGTGGGAGGAAGCTGAGGGGTTGGCCTGGGGTTTTGGGGAGTGGGTGACCTGGCTACCTTCCTCCAGGATGTGAATGACCATCCCCCCGAGTGTGAGCCCCCATTTCAAGAACTCACAGTCCACACTTCCCTGGGCCATAGCATGGAAGTGACCAAGGTGTCATGTCGGGTCCCTCAGGAGCCACAGCGCGTGGCCTTCTCCTACGGCATCATAGGAGGTGAGGGTCATGGGGCCATCAAGCAGTAAGAGAAGCGCAGGCAAGGCCGGCAGCACCCCCCTTCTTCTGCCACTCTGTTTTCAGGGAATAGTCAGAGCCGATTCAGCCTGCAAGGAGCTGCGCTGGTACACAACGACCTCATGTTGGGGCCCCCCTGGCCAGAGCAACCTCATACTTACGAGCTATTGATCCGTGTGGCTGATGCAggtccctccaccccccacctcagCACCACAGCTACCGTCATCGTACATCTAGTTCCCTGGAGGGCCAGCACAGTGGCCACTGGCACCCACAGAACCACAGTAAGGGGGTTCTTGGGCCgttgaggggtggggagagacaaTCTTGGAGGGTGAGGAGACACCATTTTCCAGGTGGACGATAGGGAAAGGCATTCCAGGGGGAAACATTGAGTGCAAAGAGCAATACAGGAGAGCAAATCTGGGGTGTGGGGTGGCCCAGCCCTTGGAGGGGATTGAAGGCTGGATGATCAGGTGTTTGGCAGGGCAGTGGTGAGGCTGTGGCTCCCATTTCAGGTGCCTTCAGTGATGACACCTCTGCTTGTGACAGACACGGAGGCTTTCTGGCAGCCTGAGCCCTGGTTTGTGGTGGTGCTGACAGTGACCAGTGCCCTTCTCCTCTTGGCTCTGGGCTGGCTCCTCAGCAGGCTGCTCCGGAGGTAGGGTTCTTATCCCTGTgtcccctgcctcctccagcccaCTATTGGACCCCGTGTGTGAGAGGTGGTTTCAGCCAAGAGCTGATAAAAATACCCATGGCGATGAGCAGACAAACATATTAAGGAGGGCTGTCCTGCCACCAGAGCTTGTAAGGTTAGAGGCCGAGAGACACAGGGAGGAAGCTGTCTCCATCATTGGCAGAGCCCAGGCTTGGAATGGGATGGGTGTGGATGAGGCCCAGGGCTAGAGACTGAGTGTTTCATGCATTGGGCATTTATCCTATTCTTGACCCCTGATCTCCATTTGAAACCGGATCTGCTCCTAAGACTCTGAGTTTCTTGTGGGCACAGGACTGAACCCAGGAGAAGGTGGGGGTAACAATATGGACACTGCACACAGACGTTGGCTATCCCCAATATAAAGGGGTAGATGAATGGTGCTGGTTCCTGGAGCCAGCAGGTCTGCTGCCCTCACGCTTGGTCCCTTCTCCTGGCATTTTAGGTTGGCCCAGGTGCTACCAGCACCAAGCAAACCAGCCCAGGCTCTGCTGCTAAACAGGTCAGCCTCCTTTGCATACCTCTATGCCTGGGAGTCCATCTCTTAAATTCAGGCTGGGGCCCAGAGCCTTATTCTGTATCCCTGCTCCTACTTTGCCCCAGTATTCAAGGAACTGAGGGGTCCATTGAAGGGTTCATGGAGGCACCGAGGACAGAGACACCCCAAGCACGCAGCAGCGTCATGAACCTGGTATGTCAATCCACCATCCTGTGGTGTGTGGGCACTGAGTACTCCCCTGCCAAGTCTGCCCTCTTCCCCGTGGATAGCTACCCTGTGGAAGTGCCCATGCCAGCACCTTCAGGAGGGAGGAGGCAAGTGGGCTCCCGATCCCTTTGGGAGTAGGCGTCTACCTGCTCCCCGTGGATGGGGTTCAACTCATTGCACCCTCTCATTCTTCCCCTCAGCAGCATTTTGATGGCAGTGCACAGGACTCCCGTGAGTCCCCTTCTTCCCAACCCATTCTCCACCTGGGcccactttctctccctcccccatttccGTGTCTCCTACCCCCAGGCATCCACCATCTACTCTTTCCCTGAGTCGAGTCAGCTCTCTCCCCCACTCACTTTTCAGCCAATGTTTATCAAACACCTGTAGGACCAGGAAATGACTCAGAGCTGGCCTAGTTTCTCCGCAGGGTGAAAGGGCGGGGGAAGGTGGTGAGGGGAGAGGCCCCCAGATATTCCATTTGTACCAGTGAATTATGGCAGAGTGGTCTGGCACTGGGCTCAGGGGAGCTAGTGTCCAGTTTTGGGGAATCAAGGATGCTTCTTGTGCACTTGAGCCAAACCTCAAAGGGTTTGCTGAGAAAGGGGACAGGTTGGAtcaagcgggggtgggggtgttacAAGGGTCCTGGGACATCTTCTCCTACCGTTAGGGGAGGGAGGCAGTTTTGCTGAGGCCAGCAGTGCTGTCTCTCTTTCCTGACCACCTGAGCTCAGGTACAGGCAGAGAATACCTGTTCAACACACGCACGGGAGCCCGGCGCTGGCTCTGAGGCCAAGGAGCTGCTTCACTATGTGGCAATTTCTCCTTCACATGATCGTGGGCTATATTTTCAAGTTGattcaataataaacaaaattacaaacGAAAAAGTCCCAGCCTTGTAACCCACATGTGGGAGAAGCTCAGAGATCTGTGCTTCTTTGTTCTCACTTGGAAAACTCCCTAGCTTGTGGGAACACTCTAGGGAGTAGTGAGGTTATTTTTAAGAAGGCACTGTCCCTGCTCTGAGTGACAGTGATTACTGCTCTGCAGAGGTAAGAGGCTGTTAGTCTTGTCAGTGACCAAGGGGGCCTGTCCCCTCAGAGGCTACCTGCTCTGGCAGGTGGAGAGGGCCCAGGAGCTTCCTTTTTCCACTGAGAGGAGGACGTTGTTGCTATTTGAGGGCCCACCAGCCTCTAGAGTAGTTTGCCAATAGTGTATGGAGGTTTCCTAGGGAAGGATCTGGAGCTTTTGCACTGAGGTGAAGGTTGGTGCAGACTTGGCATGGACAGTCATGGAGGAATCAATGGTAGCCCTCTTCTGAGAGGCCgtttccatttcttcctgatGTGTCTTCTGGTTCCTTGGCCCTCAGCCCTCCCTGTGCTGAGCTGAGCTGTTGTATATAGCCAGGTGGCCTACAGTAACTTGCAGGAGGGCAGGTTCCGCTGGGTTTGGTGCTAGAGCACTTCCCATGCCCAGGTCCCAGGAGACCGCCAGCGTTCCCAGAGGGCCTGCTGCTCGGTGGAGTCCCCAAGTTCTCACAATCTTCTCCCCTCTGCCAAGTCTGTGGACCTAAACCCCCTCAGGGCTCTGGAAGACCGCCCTTCCTGAGCCAGTTATGATGTCCCAGGTCGGGAAAGAAGCTGAGAGCCTTCTgtgggaaaaacacacttcacCCCAATAAAGTGAGGATGCTAGAGCTGGCCTCAGGGACAGAAATGTGAAAGCATGCTGTTACTGAAGTGGTTGCAGGCGGACTTTTCCTGAGCACGTACCCTGCCCCAAGGGCTCGTTAAGTCTTCATCTCTAAAGAGCCTAGCTGTtaccctcattttgcagatggggcaACCAAAGCTCAAAAGTCGCAGAGCTAGCTAGTCCTGACACTTGATGTGGGTCTATACTGTGTGACTGCATCTGGGCTCCTCATCCTGAAGCCAAGCCCAGGGTTAGGTGCTCTGTATGGGAGACCAGTCCTCCCAGGACTCATAGTTGGCCTGGGAGGCAGATCGTGACAGTCCAGGACAAAATATGTTGTCATAGGAGCTCAAGACAAGATACTCTAGGGCGAGTAAAgagagtgcctgctgtgtgcctgggctgtgctgggcactgaaTTCTACACAGAAGGACAAACGTGGGCAGTGGGCCAGGAGCTGCTCCGGGAAGCACAGATGGCTGCACCTCGGTACTGATGAGGGCCAAAGCTGGGGAAGCCGCTGGGAAGAAGGCATTATACTCTGGAGCCGGTAGGAGGAGGTACGAGACCCGGTGCGTCCACTTCCAGAGATGGCTTGACCTTGGCCCAGCCTCCTGCtgtgcgcctcagtttcctcaccagtgACCCGGGATAGCAACCCCTTCCTTACAGGGTGGGtgacaaaaaaagcaaacagcacACAGCAGACATTCCCCAAGTGTGCACACTTGTGTGAGAAGACGCTGCCGACTCCGCACAGGAGTCGCGCACGCAGAGGCGCCAAGGGCGCTACGGCCTCGGAATCACCCGCAAAACCTCTGCCGCCAACAACTCCCGGAAAGGCACGCATGCGCCAATCCGTTCCGTCACAGTCACGTGCCGAAGCATTCGGCGAGGGCCGTCAGAGGCTGGCTCTGATTGACAGGTCAGTCGACCTGTCAGCGGGAAGCACTCCCGGGGCGTCCGGCAAAGAGGCTGTTGATTGGGGAAAGTTTCAGCTGGAGGCGGGTTCTTTGCAGCCCTGGTTACTATGACGCCCGGCCCCCGCCCCCTCGGCTGGCCGCCATCTTGTTGTTGATCCGTACCCAGTGGGCAGCGCCGGGAGCTGGACCGAGCGGCCGGTGCGGGGCCGCTGCTGCGGGGCTCAGCCACCTGCGCTGCCTGCCAGGGGGCGGGCCGAAACCTGGAGGCCCGGGGGGCCCAGCTCCCGTGGGGAGCCGTGGGCGCCCGCTGCCCGGGCCGGGCCGGTGAGTGACAGGAGCTGGGCGGATAGACCGGCCTGGCGGCCGCGGGGCGAGCAGCAGCAGGCGCTGGGTTGGAACGGGCGCGCGCAGGGCCGGGATATCGGCAGAGCATCACTTGAACATGGCTCAAGCGTCCTGACTGGCCGCCTGTGGAGCCTCCCTGATGCTGCTTCCAAGGCCGGGTGGACGGCCTCGGGGTGGAGGTCTGAGAGCCCCGCGCCGGAGGGCTGGCCCGCGGGGGTAGCAGGGAACTACTAGCTTCTGTGATCGAAGCCGCTGACTCGGAGCGCTGAAACATGCTAGTGCCAGCCTGATGCTCTCCGGGGGCGTTGTGTTGCTCCCGGGTGAGAAATACACGTAACCTCCTTCTTAGATGTCGTTCTTGCGAGTGATTTTGAGACGGCTTGAGACTTAAGACTAGACGAAACAGCTGAAATCAGGCAGGCCGGTCTCATGGCCCTTTGATTCTGGAAGGGCGAAGGCCCTCTTGCCCGGCTCCTGCTTCTGGTGCTCCTTAGAGCTCACCGTTTGCCTCTTCCTGAAGGGCCTGGTTAAATGTCCATGATGTCCGAATTATATTTTGGGACATAATTTCTTTGGTTCTTGACCACCACTTTTTGGAGTTGTGGTATGATCTTTTTTGGTCTAGGAGAAAGTATTATGGTGATGACTTGGTTGATTTTACCTCCTAAAGAGATAGTTTGCCAGTGTAATGAGACACAGGAAATGTAGGAATGTGTTAGAATCAGAAAAAATGGTTTTGTCGTGGTGGATAGTAGGGATCTACCAAATTAACTTTTGACGGACTAAATGTATTTCCCCAACGAAAACAGTGTACGCCCCCTTCCTGCGGGGTGGGAGGGCTAGAGACCTGGGGCTAGGTGTGCAGCGAGTTCTGAGTGCTCGCTCCATAACACgtttttctttccctgtggtCCCTTGGCTTCTCTGCACAGGCACCTTGTCTGTGGTTATACAAAAAGCCTGGATGAGACCGCTAAGAAGTCAAGCAGCAATACTGTGTGCACTTGGGTCAGAATCTTGTCACCTTcagaatgtttaattttgaaagaaaccAGCTCCTTGGTCAGGAGGTCCTTTTGGAGAACAGATGCTGAAACCTGAGGAGGCTGGCGGCCTGTTGCTGGTTGCCTTACTTGTGAGAAGAGTGAAGTTGAGTAGTCCTcagttatttatttcattgcCTTCCCTCCAGCCATTTTTTTGAATCTTGAATGAGTTTTGACCTTGGTGAGACCAGTCAGTTCCTCGGGCAGTTCTTGATAAGAAAGGAGGGAGGTACTAAAATATTAGGAGCTTCTCAAAATTGTCCCAAGCtaactagtgtgtgtgtgtgtgtgtgtgtgtgtgtccgtgtgtccGTCCGTCCCTGTATCTTCGTGTCCGTCCCCTCCCGCTTTACTTAAGGCTTCCTTTAGAAATTTAAGGCAGCCACAGGTTTCTTTTAAATAACCTTAAGATAGGCTCCTAGCCTGTTTAGGACCTCTTTGAGATGTAGAAAGAGCCAGACTCTCCTTGGTAAGTTCTTAACACTACGTTTTGCATACAATTTTGGGGGGTCCAAGGGCCCATTACAGTTCATCCGTGGTGTAATCCTACCTTAGAACTGCTGCCCCAAGGAAATTATAGAATATCCAAGAACTTTTATTGCCTTTGTTGAATACTTTTACAACCTCGTGAATATTTATGAGTAGTAGATGATGCTTGATTCAGCATGGTATTTGTATTACCCAAAGGTAGCTAATAGCAGTACTTCTGTGCTGCGCATTTTTAAGTGCAAATGAGTAAAAATGGTGTTAGAATAGCAGGTCCTCGGTCCGCTTAGACTTCTTTGTCTGCATGTAATTCACCTGTTAAAGATCAGCGCTTTTGATTCCTGCGAGCAGCAGGCTGTGGAGATCCTACACTGAAGTCAGAAATGCTACAGGTTTTTGGGTTGAGAGCCGATGTCCTGATGTGGCATTCAAGGTGCTGCTGCCCGGCTGGCCTTAGCCCACTCTCCAGTGCTTACCCTAATCCCCACTAACCAAACGGTTTACTGAACATTCCACACGTTAGTTATTTCCTTACACAAATCCTCTTGCCAGCTGAATCGAGTGGCTTTTGCCCCCTTTGAGATACCCATTTACTTCAGCtccacttctcttttctccagAGTCCAGCTCAGGTCCTTCCTACCTTCTTTATGAAACTCCCCAAACATTGCAGCCCCTGTGGATGCTTCACTCCCTCAGAGCTGCAGTAGCATTTTTGCCattgtacaaaaataaaataatgtttgctcttttaaaaataatgttttgtttcctCTGGTAAGACTTAACCCCTTTCCTATagagactgtattttttttttttatctttgtgcaCCTGCATATAGTAGATGAACACTAAATGTTTATCACAATGTGCAAAACTTGAGTTGGAAACACCCTCTAATTAAACAGGGAAACAGAGGGAATGGGCAAGTAGAAATAGGGGATTTGGTGGCAGTGGAGCTCCACCTCCAACCCTGCCAGAAGGGAGCACAAGTTGACTCTGGCACCTTGTAGAGGCGTATCCTCAGTGCTGCAAAACTTGCACAAAATGCAGAACTGAGGCCTGAACACGGTAATTCTGCATCTCAGAAGGGACTGTGTCACCCACCCCCTTCCTGACTGAGATGCCAGTTTTGACTCTTGGAAAATGTATTGGGTGAGTGTGGCACCAGGTGCTGAGATTCTTAGACCCTCTTCTTGGCTAGGCCTTGGTCTCACTGCCCCCTTGGGCTGCTGTAAACGTGTCAGTAGTATGTGCTCCTTGCTCTCCTCCCAGTGTTGCCCCGAGACTGGGGAACAGTGATGGGCAGAGCTGGGGTAAGGCTGTGCTGTGCACCCTGTCTCTGGCTTGGGGTGAGGGAGCAGTTAGGGACTTTGTGTGTTTGTGCCAGTGGATCTGTGCTTTTGCCCTGATTTTAAAtcagatttcatttctcttctacTACAGCAGGATTTGAGCAATGgattctgaaagagaaaacataagacATCTTGGTTCTTTTGTGAAAGGTGATGAAGACTCGTGTGCTGCTATGGCTTGAAGTGACATTTATGTAGGAGGCATTACAAGTGTGTTTTGATGGGAACACATGTTTACCTCAGTGCTGGATCCGTTAGGTAGGGACTTTGTTAGCTTGAGTGCTTAGAAAATTTGCTGCTGAGCTCTTCCATACAAGTTTTATTTGTAGGTGGGAGTGTAGCTCGGTTATGCCTGTCCCTTCATTTTACTGAAGGTGGGCAGGCTAGGGGAGCAGGTCTAGGACTGGACCCTTTTCAAGTCTAAAA harbors:
- the CDHR4 gene encoding cadherin-related family member 4 isoform X1, which encodes MVLRPLVLLALVVSDLYCLPASVNVFDSQGPGTVLQFFTFNCSSYTPTLKLLRVQPHTTFFNPPSLTRWQGIYVGKVTLSSSARLDALAVNHYELQLQFTCGNYVMEGPLSVDVQRDAGHIQCAGRFASPAGEIIQVPETVTPGARLYTLLLPGLEIQGAQMSITSAQEPPYFPGPFSINGQGWLQAPPQGLKGQAGKVFRLQILVTFGQNQSCGGMLMVKVLPAPSSGQVSFLEQEQNITIPEDVVPGTKVVQVQARGFDVRYEILSPVPCRLFSIGRADGVIRTTAPLELAPAAGSAVTALQVKAFERLRPWASVELDLTVTVRPVNRWPPRCLPALLMAQIPETAPVGTVLRTFTCVDPDSPGSTLDYQLRFHSPPGPASLCLNDGVLEVNATLDCDTRGDCFQHTASVLVLDGGQPRMTTEVPVLVMVTPVNEFSPACVPRTFRVREDAGPCTLLGSVVGTDMDYPHDCIEYYTSGGAGTFAVDRLSGEVHLLGPLDYEQQRLYRLTVLVTDHSQDQDPTRHLSGSCTITIEVEDVNDHPPECEPPFQELTVHTSLGHSMEVTKVSCRVPQEPQRVAFSYGIIGGNSQSRFSLQGAALVHNDLMLGPPWPEQPHTYELLIRVADAGPSTPHLSTTATVIVHLVPWRASTVATGTHRTTVPSVMTPLLVTDTEAFWQPEPWFVVVLTVTSALLLLALGWLLSRLLRRLAQVLPAPSKPAQALLLNSIQGTEGSIEGFMEAPRTETPQARSSVMNLHFDGSAQDSRTGREYLFNTRTGARRWL
- the CDHR4 gene encoding cadherin-related family member 4 isoform X2 → MCSGTLAIFSVLADLPAQMSITSAQEPPYFPGPFSINGQGWLQAPPQGLKGQAGKVFRLQILVTFGQNQSCGGMLMVKVLPAPSSGQVSFLEQEQNITIPEDVVPGTKVVQVQARGFDVRYEILSPVPCRLFSIGRADGVIRTTAPLELAPAAGSAVTALQVKAFERLRPWASVELDLTVTVRPVNRWPPRCLPALLMAQIPETAPVGTVLRTFTCVDPDSPGSTLDYQLRFHSPPGPASLCLNDGVLEVNATLDCDTRGDCFQHTASVLVLDGGQPRMTTEVPVLVMVTPVNEFSPACVPRTFRVREDAGPCTLLGSVVGTDMDYPHDCIEYYTSGGAGTFAVDRLSGEVHLLGPLDYEQQRLYRLTVLVTDHSQDQDPTRHLSGSCTITIEVEDVNDHPPECEPPFQELTVHTSLGHSMEVTKVSCRVPQEPQRVAFSYGIIGGNSQSRFSLQGAALVHNDLMLGPPWPEQPHTYELLIRVADAGPSTPHLSTTATVIVHLVPWRASTVATGTHRTTVPSVMTPLLVTDTEAFWQPEPWFVVVLTVTSALLLLALGWLLSRLLRRLAQVLPAPSKPAQALLLNSIQGTEGSIEGFMEAPRTETPQARSSVMNLQHFDGSAQDSRESPSSQPILHLGPLSLPPPFPCLLPPGIHHLLFP